One genomic window of Paenisporosarcina antarctica includes the following:
- a CDS encoding ribosomal L7Ae/L30e/S12e/Gadd45 family protein, whose protein sequence is MSYEKVNQAKKTVIGTKQTVKAIHGGHVLEILVARDADNRITQPALLAAKENGVKIDYVESKIELGKACGLQVGASVVAITM, encoded by the coding sequence ATGTCTTATGAAAAAGTAAATCAGGCGAAGAAAACCGTCATAGGTACTAAGCAAACAGTAAAAGCAATTCATGGTGGCCATGTACTAGAAATTCTCGTGGCTCGTGATGCAGACAATCGAATCACCCAACCAGCTCTTCTAGCAGCGAAAGAAAATGGTGTGAAGATTGATTATGTAGAGTCTAAAATAGAACTCGGTAAAGCCTGCGGACTCCAAGTGGGTGCGTCAGTTGTTGCAATTACTATGTAA
- the rpsL gene encoding 30S ribosomal protein S12, translated as MPTINQLVRKPRKPKTVKSGSPALNKGYNSSKKTLTNVNSPQKRGVCTRVGTMTPKKPNSALRKYARVRLTNLLEVNAYIPGEGHNLQEHSVVLLRGGKVKDLPGVRYHIVRGALDTAGVAKRMQSRSKYGTKRPKVKKS; from the coding sequence ATGCCTACAATTAACCAATTAGTACGTAAGCCTCGTAAGCCCAAAACTGTCAAATCTGGTTCTCCAGCTTTGAACAAAGGGTATAATAGTTCTAAAAAAACGTTAACTAACGTTAACTCACCACAAAAACGTGGGGTGTGTACTCGTGTTGGTACAATGACACCAAAAAAACCAAACTCAGCGCTTCGTAAATATGCGCGTGTACGTTTAACTAACCTACTTGAGGTTAACGCGTACATTCCGGGTGAAGGTCACAACCTTCAAGAACATAGTGTTGTTCTACTTCGCGGAGGAAAAGTAAAAGATTTACCAGGTGTACGTTATCATATCGTCCGCGGTGCTCTTGATACTGCTGGTGTAGCTAAGCGTATGCAAAGCCGTTCGAAATATGGTACTAAACGCCCTAAAGTTAAAAAAAGCTAA
- the rpsG gene encoding 30S ribosomal protein S7: MPRKGPVTKRDVLPDPIYKSKLVTRLINKIMVDGKRGTSQKILYGAFELVSERSGKDALEVFDAALANIMPLLEVKARRVGGTNYQVPIEVRPDRRSTLGLRYLVNYSRLRGEKTMEERLANEILDASNNTGASVKKREEMHKMAEANKAFAHYRW; the protein is encoded by the coding sequence ATGCCTCGTAAAGGTCCTGTTACCAAACGTGATGTGTTACCAGATCCAATTTATAAATCAAAATTAGTTACTCGCTTAATCAACAAAATTATGGTCGATGGTAAGAGAGGTACTTCTCAAAAAATTCTTTATGGAGCGTTTGAACTTGTTTCAGAACGTTCAGGTAAAGATGCATTGGAAGTCTTTGATGCTGCATTAGCAAACATCATGCCATTACTTGAAGTTAAAGCTCGCCGTGTAGGTGGAACTAACTATCAGGTGCCAATAGAAGTTCGTCCAGACCGTCGTTCTACATTAGGTCTTCGCTACTTAGTAAACTATTCTCGTCTTCGTGGAGAGAAAACAATGGAAGAGCGTTTAGCTAATGAAATTCTTGACGCTTCTAACAACACAGGTGCTTCAGTGAAGAAACGTGAAGAAATGCACAAAATGGCGGAAGCAAATAAAGCATTTGCTCATTACCGCTGGTAG
- the fusA gene encoding elongation factor G: MAREFSLENTRNIGIMAHIDAGKTTTTERILYYTGRIHKIGETHEGASQMDWMEQEQERGITITSAATTAAWKGHRVNIIDTPGHVDFTVEVERSLRVLDGAVAVLDAQSGVEPQTETVWRQATTYGVPRIVFVNKMDKIGADFLYSVGTLHDRLAANAHPIQLPIGAEDDFEAIIDLVEMNAIFFGNDEGTDIQVREIPESHMELANEWREKLIEGVAELDEALMEKYLNAEEITKEELKLAIRKGTLSVEFFPVVLGTAFKNKGVQMMLDAVIDYLPAPTDVPPMMGTLPDSEEEELRKPHDSEPFSALAFKVMTDPYVGKLTFFRVYSGSLSSGSYVQNSTKGKRERVGRILQMHANSREEIAEVYCGDIAAAVGLKDTTTGDTLCDEKQQIILESMVFPEPVISLSVEPKSKADQDKMGQALQKLQEEDPTFRAHTDVETGQVIIAGMGELHLDIIVDRMRREFKVEANVGAPQVSYRETFRGSASVEGKFVRQSGGRGQFGHVWIEFSPNEEGKGFEFENGIVGGSVPREYIPAVEAGLRDSIKNGVIAGYPLIDIKARLFDGSYHDVDSNEMAFKIAASMALKNAVSKCKPVLLEPLMRVEVVIPEEYLGDIMGDITSRRGRVEGMDARGNAQVVRSMVPLSQMFGYATSLRSNTQGRGVFSMHFDHYEEVPKSIGEEIIKKNKG; encoded by the coding sequence ATGGCTAGAGAATTCTCCTTAGAGAATACACGTAATATTGGAATCATGGCTCATATCGATGCTGGTAAAACAACAACTACAGAGCGTATTCTTTATTACACAGGTCGTATCCACAAAATTGGTGAAACGCACGAAGGTGCTTCACAAATGGACTGGATGGAGCAAGAGCAAGAACGTGGAATCACGATCACTTCTGCTGCAACAACAGCTGCTTGGAAAGGTCACCGCGTAAACATTATCGATACTCCGGGGCACGTAGACTTCACTGTTGAAGTTGAACGTTCACTTCGTGTACTTGATGGTGCTGTAGCGGTTCTTGATGCTCAGTCTGGTGTTGAACCTCAAACTGAAACAGTATGGCGTCAAGCTACAACTTACGGCGTACCACGTATTGTTTTCGTAAACAAAATGGATAAAATCGGAGCTGACTTCCTATATTCTGTAGGAACACTTCATGATCGTTTAGCAGCAAATGCACATCCGATTCAGTTGCCAATTGGCGCTGAAGATGACTTCGAAGCGATTATCGACTTAGTCGAAATGAATGCAATTTTCTTTGGTAACGATGAAGGAACTGACATCCAAGTTAGAGAAATTCCTGAATCACATATGGAACTTGCAAACGAATGGCGCGAGAAGTTAATTGAAGGTGTTGCAGAACTTGATGAAGCACTAATGGAGAAATACCTTAATGCTGAAGAAATCACAAAAGAAGAATTAAAACTTGCTATCCGTAAAGGTACGCTTAGTGTAGAATTCTTCCCGGTTGTTCTTGGTACTGCTTTCAAAAACAAAGGTGTTCAAATGATGCTTGACGCAGTAATCGACTATCTTCCAGCACCGACAGATGTACCGCCAATGATGGGTACACTTCCGGATTCTGAAGAAGAAGAATTGCGTAAACCGCATGATTCTGAGCCTTTCTCTGCATTAGCATTTAAAGTTATGACGGACCCTTACGTTGGTAAGTTAACATTCTTCCGCGTATACTCTGGTTCTCTTTCTTCTGGTTCATATGTGCAAAACTCTACAAAAGGTAAACGTGAACGTGTAGGTCGTATCCTACAAATGCACGCAAACTCTCGTGAGGAAATTGCAGAAGTTTATTGTGGTGATATCGCTGCAGCTGTTGGTCTTAAAGACACAACAACTGGAGACACCTTGTGTGATGAAAAACAACAAATCATACTTGAGTCTATGGTATTCCCTGAACCAGTTATCTCGTTATCTGTAGAGCCGAAGTCAAAAGCTGACCAAGATAAAATGGGTCAAGCTTTACAAAAGCTTCAAGAGGAAGATCCTACTTTCCGTGCTCACACTGACGTAGAAACTGGTCAAGTTATCATTGCTGGTATGGGTGAACTTCACTTAGATATTATTGTTGATCGTATGCGTCGTGAATTCAAAGTAGAAGCTAACGTGGGCGCGCCACAGGTTTCTTACCGCGAAACATTCCGTGGATCAGCTTCAGTTGAAGGTAAGTTCGTTCGCCAATCTGGTGGACGTGGTCAATTCGGACACGTTTGGATTGAATTCTCTCCAAACGAAGAAGGAAAAGGCTTTGAATTCGAAAACGGAATCGTCGGTGGTAGTGTTCCACGTGAATATATCCCAGCTGTTGAAGCAGGTCTTCGTGACTCAATCAAAAATGGTGTAATCGCAGGATATCCACTTATTGACATCAAGGCTCGTCTATTTGACGGTTCTTACCATGATGTTGACTCAAATGAGATGGCGTTTAAAATTGCTGCTTCTATGGCTCTTAAAAACGCAGTATCAAAATGTAAACCAGTACTTCTTGAGCCGCTTATGCGTGTTGAAGTAGTTATCCCTGAGGAATACCTTGGTGATATTATGGGTGACATTACATCTCGTCGAGGACGCGTTGAAGGTATGGACGCTCGTGGAAACGCGCAAGTAGTACGTTCAATGGTTCCACTTTCTCAAATGTTTGGTTACGCAACTTCATTGCGTTCTAACACGCAAGGCCGTGGTGTATTCTCAATGCACTTCGATCACTATGAAGAAGTACCAAAATCAATTGGTGAAGAAATTATTAAAAAAAATAAAGGTTAA
- the tuf gene encoding elongation factor Tu, protein MGKAKFDRSKTHVNIGTIGHVDHGKTTLTAAIATVLAKRSGGTAMSYAQIDNAPEEKERGITINTSHVEYETATRHYAHVDCPGHADYVKNMITGAAQMDGGILVVSAADGPMPQTREHILLSRQVGVPFLVVFMNKCDMVDDEELLELVEMEVRDLLSDYDFPGDDIPVIKGSALKALEGEAEWEEKIVELMDAVDAYIPMPERQTDKPFMMPVEDVFSITGRGTVATGRVDRGRIKVGDPVDIIGITEEPKSTIVTGVEMFRKLLDYAEAGDNIGALLRGVSRDDIQRGQVLAKPGSITPHTEFKAEVYVLSKEEGGRHTPFFTNYRPQFYFRTTDVTGVCNLPEGVEMVMPGDNIEMTVALIAPIALEEGTKFSIREGGRTVGAGVVATITK, encoded by the coding sequence ATGGGTAAAGCTAAATTTGATCGTTCTAAAACACACGTAAACATTGGTACAATTGGTCACGTTGACCATGGTAAAACAACTTTAACTGCAGCAATCGCAACAGTTCTTGCTAAACGTTCTGGTGGTACTGCAATGAGCTATGCACAAATTGATAACGCTCCTGAAGAAAAAGAGCGCGGAATCACAATCAACACTTCTCACGTTGAGTATGAAACTGCAACTCGTCACTATGCACACGTTGACTGCCCAGGACATGCCGATTATGTTAAAAACATGATCACTGGTGCTGCACAAATGGATGGCGGAATTTTAGTAGTATCTGCTGCTGACGGCCCAATGCCACAAACACGTGAGCACATCCTTCTTTCACGTCAAGTTGGTGTTCCATTCTTAGTAGTATTCATGAACAAATGTGACATGGTAGATGACGAAGAATTACTTGAATTAGTAGAAATGGAAGTTCGTGATCTTCTTTCTGATTATGATTTCCCTGGCGACGACATTCCAGTAATTAAAGGTTCTGCTCTTAAAGCTCTTGAAGGCGAAGCAGAATGGGAAGAAAAAATCGTTGAATTAATGGACGCTGTTGACGCTTATATCCCAATGCCTGAACGTCAAACTGACAAGCCATTCATGATGCCTGTTGAGGATGTATTCTCAATCACAGGTCGTGGTACTGTTGCTACTGGTCGTGTAGATCGTGGACGTATTAAAGTTGGAGATCCTGTTGACATCATCGGTATCACTGAAGAACCGAAATCAACAATCGTAACTGGCGTTGAAATGTTCCGTAAACTTCTTGACTATGCAGAAGCTGGTGACAACATCGGTGCTCTTCTTCGTGGAGTATCTCGTGATGATATCCAACGTGGACAAGTTCTGGCTAAGCCGGGTTCAATTACTCCACATACTGAATTTAAAGCTGAAGTTTATGTTCTTTCAAAAGAAGAGGGTGGACGTCATACTCCATTCTTCACTAACTACCGTCCACAGTTCTACTTCCGTACAACTGACGTGACTGGTGTTTGTAATCTTCCTGAAGGCGTTGAAATGGTTATGCCTGGAGACAACATCGAAATGACTGTTGCTCTTATCGC